In a genomic window of Procambarus clarkii isolate CNS0578487 chromosome 10, FALCON_Pclarkii_2.0, whole genome shotgun sequence:
- the LOC138349534 gene encoding zinc transporter ttm-1-like, translating into MTEAKTLKGKLRGGASYGTLPELVTRVCVDDKLGLLEENQEWGGGRPSSRGTASSSSNSSSSHVVSQHTQQLPWSPSKRSAGTSFKGASKQDTYDLWNPRRRSGSLSSDGSSSSEEVFSRSGSSSSSSHCHHLVSERPEDQRALLKLSVAAGISLVFMVLEYIGGYYSSSLAVLSDAGHLLCDFCGFLVSLVAIWLMRRPPSRFMSFGYYRAEVLGSVASVLMVWLVTGLLVAAALHRLLYQKYLLDPDLMLIMAAIGIIVNIVIVGVLHGCGCRGNYHGAHKSARGNINLRAALIHVVGDTLQTLAVLMAALVVKFWVSPAGG; encoded by the exons ATGACCGAGGCCAAGACACTGAAGGGGAAACTGAGGGGAGGCGCAAGCTATGGCACCCTTCCTGAGCTGGTGACCcgcgtgtgtgtg GATGATAAACTGGGCCTGTTGGAGGAGAACCAAGAGTGGGGCGGAGGGCGCCCAAGCAGCAGGGGcaccgccagcagcagcagcaacagcagcagcagtcatgTGGTCTCCCAGCACACCCAGCAGCTCCCATGGTCTCCCAGCAAGCGGAGCGCCGGGACCAGCTTCAAGGGCGCCTCCAAACAGG ATACATACGATCTGTGGAATCCTCGTAGACGGTCAGGAAGCCTGAGCAGCGACGGGAGCAGCAGCAGCGAAGAG gtGTTCAGCAGGTCgggcagctcctcctcctccagccactgtcaccacctggtCTCCGAGCGCCCGGAGGACCAGCGCGCGCTCCTCAAGCTCTCCGTCGCCGCCGGCATCTCCCTCGTCTTTATG gtgctggagtACATCGGAGGTTACTACTCGTCCAGCCTGGCGGTGCTGTCCGACGCTGGCCACCTCCTCTGCGACTTCTGCGGGTTCCTGGTGTCTCTGGTGGCCATCTGGCTCATGCGCAGACCTCCCTCGCGCTTCATGAGCTTCGGCTACTACCGCGCAG AGGTGCTGGGGTCGGTGGCCagcgtgttgatggtgtggctggtgaCGGGGCTCCTGGTGGCCGCCGCCCTTCACAGACTTCTCTACCAGAAGTACCTTCTCGACCCTGATCTCATGCTCATCATGGCCGCCATCGGCATCATCGTCAATATTGT CATCGTAGGGGTCCTGCACGGGTGTGGGTGCCGCGGGAACTACCATGGTGCCCACAAGAGTGCCCGGGGCAACATTAACCTGAGAGCGGCACTCATCCACGTGGTGGGTGACACCCTGCAGACCCTCGCCGTTCTCATGGCTGCCCTCGTCGTCAAGTTCTGGGTGAGTCCTGCAGGAGGGTGA